A section of the Saccharopolyspora gregorii genome encodes:
- a CDS encoding DUF4185 domain-containing protein translates to MTAPDRPVRDREDGQRVRKVKDLTGPGVTDRFGIGGTDLGVMAQAPDGRIVSVFGDTFERAGVGGPGWRSPVVLFADPATATAGIGWTGSAGPDSYAGQALPYQHDSVIQGRRVSTVIPTDLITVGDVMYLHVMVCEGIGNVHWTEVHSSTDNGETWQHTGTTWPGDLHGGLFQMLTWGLGDDGYAYAFTTGFRRDQGLLLHRVPADRITDPGAWEGWGFRDGRWAWGNPPTIALTGAYGELCLRPVGGRWLLSLFNAGDYRIDVLNLDVPTANLYEAPRATAVHGSSWPGEDHSSGHVAQLYGGYIVPGSTLDDLHLVVSQWNTERNWPYKAMQFAGSAPRS, encoded by the coding sequence GTGACGGCACCGGACCGGCCGGTGCGGGACCGAGAGGACGGCCAGCGGGTGCGCAAGGTGAAGGACTTGACCGGACCGGGCGTGACGGACCGGTTCGGCATCGGCGGCACCGACCTGGGGGTGATGGCGCAGGCACCGGACGGGCGGATCGTGTCGGTCTTCGGCGACACCTTCGAACGCGCCGGCGTCGGCGGTCCCGGCTGGCGCTCCCCGGTGGTCCTGTTCGCCGATCCGGCCACCGCCACCGCGGGCATCGGCTGGACCGGCTCCGCCGGGCCCGACTCCTACGCCGGGCAAGCGCTGCCGTACCAGCACGACTCCGTGATCCAGGGGCGGCGCGTCAGCACCGTCATCCCCACCGACCTGATCACCGTCGGGGACGTGATGTACCTGCACGTCATGGTGTGCGAGGGGATCGGCAACGTGCACTGGACCGAGGTGCACAGCTCCACCGACAACGGCGAGACCTGGCAGCACACCGGCACCACCTGGCCCGGCGACCTGCACGGCGGGCTGTTCCAGATGCTGACCTGGGGGCTCGGCGACGACGGTTACGCGTACGCGTTCACCACCGGTTTCCGCCGCGACCAGGGCCTGCTGCTGCACCGGGTGCCCGCCGACCGGATCACCGATCCCGGTGCCTGGGAGGGCTGGGGGTTCCGCGACGGCCGGTGGGCGTGGGGCAACCCGCCGACGATCGCGCTCACCGGTGCCTACGGCGAGCTGTGCCTGCGGCCCGTCGGCGGCCGGTGGCTGCTGTCGCTGTTCAACGCGGGCGACTACCGGATCGACGTGCTGAACCTGGACGTGCCCACCGCGAACCTGTACGAGGCGCCGCGCGCGACCGCCGTGCACGGCTCGTCCTGGCCCGGTGAGGACCACTCCAGCGGGCACGTCGCGCAGCTCTACGGCGGCTACATCGTGCCCGGCTCCACGCTCGACGACCTGCACCTCGTGGTGAGCCAGTGGAACACCGAGCGGAACTGGCCGTACAAGGCCATGCAGTTCGCCGGGAGCGCCCCGCGGAGCTGA
- a CDS encoding AI-2E family transporter: protein MEQREAPDVPRGLRVAGAVSWRLLAIAAVLFVLGRIASVLAELVIALGVALLLAALLAPLVDRLTRWGVPRTAATVLALLLGLVVVGGVLALVVITVINGLPGLQAQAAQTVEGVHHWLRTGPLRLSQGQLDDWVQRITDYLRTSQSGLTAGAVSTATTVLSVGSGLLLALFTLIFFLRDGGRIWRFALRVAVPAHVRDRVDVAGQHAFHSLVAYVRASAAVALMDAVGIGVGCALVGVPLSAALAALVFLGAFVPYVGAMITGSIAVLMALVTTGPLPAIIVLAVVVGVMQLEGHVLQPLILGHAVRLHPLAIVLGVTAGFLGAGVAGAVFSVPVIALLNAGIRALAEPPPEPGAEPAEPGAGPAAEAGAERPPEPGAERPAQAGSEPAADAANPD, encoded by the coding sequence GTGGAACAACGGGAGGCACCCGACGTGCCGCGCGGACTGCGCGTCGCGGGCGCCGTCAGCTGGCGGCTGCTCGCGATCGCGGCGGTGCTGTTCGTGCTGGGGCGGATCGCGTCGGTGCTCGCGGAGCTGGTGATCGCGCTCGGCGTGGCGCTGCTGCTGGCCGCGCTGCTGGCGCCGCTGGTCGACCGGCTCACCCGCTGGGGAGTGCCGCGCACCGCCGCGACCGTGCTGGCGCTGCTGCTCGGGCTGGTGGTGGTGGGCGGGGTGCTCGCGCTCGTGGTCATCACCGTGATCAACGGGCTGCCCGGGTTGCAGGCGCAGGCCGCGCAGACCGTGGAGGGCGTCCACCACTGGCTGCGCACCGGGCCGCTGCGGCTCAGCCAGGGACAGCTGGACGACTGGGTGCAGCGCATCACCGACTACCTGCGCACCAGCCAGAGCGGGCTCACCGCCGGGGCGGTGAGCACCGCGACGACCGTGCTCAGCGTCGGCAGCGGACTGCTGCTGGCGCTGTTCACGCTGATCTTCTTCCTGCGCGACGGCGGCCGGATCTGGCGGTTCGCGCTGCGGGTCGCCGTGCCCGCCCACGTGCGGGACCGGGTGGACGTGGCCGGGCAGCACGCGTTCCACTCGCTGGTCGCCTACGTGCGGGCGAGCGCGGCCGTGGCGCTGATGGACGCGGTGGGCATCGGCGTCGGCTGCGCCCTCGTCGGAGTGCCGCTGTCGGCGGCGCTGGCCGCGCTGGTGTTCCTCGGCGCGTTCGTGCCCTACGTCGGCGCGATGATCACCGGCTCGATCGCGGTGCTCATGGCGCTGGTCACGACCGGGCCGCTGCCCGCGATCATCGTGCTCGCGGTGGTCGTCGGCGTCATGCAGCTGGAGGGGCACGTGCTGCAGCCGCTGATCCTCGGGCACGCGGTGCGGCTGCACCCGCTGGCGATCGTCCTCGGCGTGACCGCCGGGTTCCTCGGCGCGGGCGTGGCGGGCGCGGTGTTCTCGGTACCGGTCATCGCGCTGCTCAACGCGGGCATCCGGGCGCTCGCCGAACCGCCGCCGGAGCCAGGTGCCGAACCGGCGGAGCCGGGTGCCGGACCGGCGGCGGAGGCCGGTGCCGAGCGGCCGCCGGAGCCGGGTGCCGAGCGGCCGGCGCAGGCCGGTTCCGAGCCCGCGGCCGACGCGGCGAACCCCGATTAG
- a CDS encoding DNA alkylation repair protein: MPFADELVGADVARDLARVFEGATGAPPHAVRAAAARLGPLGLRQRCDLLRDALLADVPGDSAALLDAVRAARESPEFTGWLVWPVTEAVVARAVAEGTGTAFDAALDSLAELTPLLSSEFALRGLLEQDLHRALGRIREWTASPDEHVRRLASEGTRPYLPWAKRVRALLAEPTATVPIIDALHGDTSDYVRRSAANHLNDLSRDHPELVVETAARWLGEPGEHTSRVVRHGLRTLVKQGHPGALALLGYSPAPQVRVGELSLDAGNVAIGGALEFRSTLVNTGAEPVALAVDYLVHHRKANGGRTAKTFKLTTRTLEPGGTWELAKRHSFREITTRRYHPGGHAVELQVNGVVRARAEFTLTAAR, encoded by the coding sequence ATGCCGTTCGCCGACGAGCTGGTGGGCGCCGACGTGGCGCGGGACCTGGCGCGGGTGTTCGAGGGAGCGACCGGCGCACCGCCGCACGCGGTGCGGGCCGCGGCGGCGCGGCTGGGCCCGCTGGGCCTGCGGCAGCGCTGCGACCTGCTGCGGGACGCGCTGCTGGCGGACGTGCCGGGTGATTCCGCCGCGCTGCTGGACGCGGTGCGGGCGGCGCGCGAGTCCCCCGAGTTCACCGGCTGGCTGGTGTGGCCGGTGACCGAGGCCGTGGTCGCCCGCGCCGTGGCGGAGGGCACCGGAACGGCGTTCGACGCGGCGTTGGATTCGCTGGCGGAGCTGACCCCGCTGCTGAGCTCCGAGTTCGCGCTCCGCGGCCTGCTGGAGCAGGACCTGCACCGCGCGCTGGGCCGGATCCGGGAGTGGACGGCTTCCCCCGACGAGCACGTGCGGCGGCTCGCGTCCGAGGGCACCCGGCCGTACCTGCCGTGGGCGAAGCGGGTGCGGGCGCTGCTGGCCGAACCGACCGCCACGGTGCCGATCATCGACGCGCTGCACGGCGACACCAGCGACTACGTGCGCCGCTCGGCCGCCAACCACCTCAACGATCTCAGCCGCGACCACCCGGAGCTGGTCGTGGAGACCGCCGCGCGCTGGCTCGGCGAGCCGGGCGAGCACACCTCGCGGGTGGTGCGGCACGGGCTGCGGACGCTGGTCAAGCAAGGCCACCCGGGGGCGCTGGCGCTGCTCGGCTACTCCCCCGCGCCGCAGGTGCGGGTCGGGGAGCTGTCGCTCGACGCGGGCAACGTCGCCATCGGCGGGGCGCTGGAGTTCCGCAGCACCCTGGTCAACACCGGTGCCGAACCGGTCGCGCTCGCCGTCGACTACCTGGTGCACCACCGGAAGGCGAACGGCGGGCGGACCGCCAAGACCTTCAAGCTCACCACCCGGACGCTCGAACCGGGCGGCACCTGGGAGCTGGCCAAGCGCCACTCGTTCCGGGAGATCACCACCCGCCGCTACCACCCGGGCGGGCACGCGGTGGAGCTCCAGGTCAACGGGGTCGTCCGCGCCCGCGCCGAGTTCACGCTGACCGCCGCCCGCTGA
- a CDS encoding tyrosine-type recombinase/integrase has protein sequence MREATGGSVARWVEVYLEHLQARKLAANSLRAYRLDLGSVGAALAEITGTRVAELPVAEVTATELRSAFARHAAARSASSVTRAWSTWNGFFGFLVVEGAVGGNPMQVVPKPRSAPPTPKPLQGEDTPERLLRLVAEGGRRARNPWPERDLAVLAVLLCTGVRSAELLDLTVASLAGRPGDRRLHVRGKGGKNRSIPIEGALDEVVGAYLSSRRVRFGDRLPGAEPLFVDHRGEPLRRGGLQYLVRQSLRAAGISDRVQRGAMVHALRHTFATRLAEDGANAAEIAKLLGHASINSSQTYIDVTAREQRMSVRANRTHQVLTDLAPRRSPG, from the coding sequence GTGCGGGAGGCGACCGGGGGTTCGGTGGCGCGCTGGGTCGAGGTGTACCTGGAGCACCTGCAGGCCAGGAAGCTCGCCGCGAACTCGCTGCGCGCCTACCGGCTGGACCTGGGTTCGGTGGGTGCGGCGCTGGCCGAGATCACCGGCACCCGCGTCGCGGAGCTGCCGGTGGCGGAGGTGACCGCCACCGAGCTGCGCTCCGCGTTCGCCCGGCACGCCGCGGCGCGCTCGGCGTCCTCGGTCACCCGCGCCTGGTCCACCTGGAACGGGTTCTTCGGCTTCCTGGTGGTGGAGGGCGCCGTCGGCGGCAACCCCATGCAGGTGGTGCCGAAACCGCGCAGCGCGCCGCCGACGCCGAAACCGCTGCAGGGCGAGGACACCCCGGAACGCCTGCTGCGCCTGGTCGCCGAAGGCGGGCGCCGGGCCCGGAACCCGTGGCCGGAGCGGGACCTGGCGGTGCTGGCGGTGCTGCTGTGCACGGGGGTGCGCTCGGCGGAGCTGCTGGACCTCACGGTCGCGTCGCTGGCCGGGCGTCCCGGCGACCGGCGGCTGCACGTGCGCGGGAAGGGCGGCAAGAACCGGTCCATCCCCATCGAGGGCGCGCTGGACGAGGTCGTCGGCGCCTACCTGAGCTCGCGGCGGGTGCGGTTCGGCGACCGGCTGCCCGGTGCCGAGCCGTTGTTCGTGGACCACCGCGGCGAGCCGCTGCGCCGCGGCGGGTTGCAGTACCTGGTGCGCCAGTCGCTGCGCGCGGCCGGGATCTCGGACCGGGTGCAGCGCGGCGCGATGGTGCACGCGCTGCGGCACACGTTCGCGACGCGGCTGGCCGAGGACGGGGCGAACGCGGCGGAGATCGCGAAGCTGCTCGGCCACGCGTCGATCAACTCCAGCCAGACCTACATCGACGTGACCGCCCGCGAGCAGCGGATGTCGGTGCGCGCCAACCGGACCCACCAGGTCCTCACCGACCTCGCCCCGCGCCGCTCGCCCGGCTGA